TAGGGACGCCTTTGCAAATGGGCGTCTTGTCCTTCTAGGGTGAGCAAAATCGCCTGGGGAGGGACGGATGATTTTGCGAGTTCTAAAATACATTGGATTGGCGCTTTTGGTGCTGGTCGTCATTCTTGCTGTGAAAACAGCGCTTTATAAGGCGCCGGATTACGCACCTGCCGATGCGGCGGCACTGCCGGATGTCACGGTGGATGTGGAACGCATTGTCGCGAACATGGCAGAGGCAGTCACCTACGAAACGGTCGCTCAGCATTTGGTAGACCCTTTGGTCAAAGGGCAGTTTACCGGATTTCTGGAGTGGATTGAGCAGACCTATCCCGGTGTGCACGCCTCTATGGATCGGGAGATGGCGAACCTGACCCCGATCTACAAATGGACCGGCAAGAACCCCGAGGCCCAACCGGTTCTGATGACTGGGCACTACGACGTTGTTCCCGCACCAGATGCAGAGCGTGATCGTTGGCAACATCCACCGTTTGCGGGGATTGCGGACGCCGACTTCGTTTGGGGGCGCGGTACGATAGATGACAAAATCGGCGTTATCGGCCTTTTGGAAGCCGCCGAAACCTTGATTTCTAAGGGGTTTCAGCCAGAACGGACAATTTATTTCATCTTTGGGCACGATGAAGAAATCGGAGGCCAGAACGGCGCCGGGGCCGCTGTTGAATTGCTGCGCGCGCGGGGTGTTCAGATGGAATGGTCGCTGGATGAAGGCTCGATGGTGCTCGACGACGTTCTCCCTGGGTTGCCTGCGCCGGTTGCGTCCATCAACGTGGCTGAAAAGGGCTATGTGACCCTGAACATTACCGCCAAGTCTACGGGCGGACACTCATCGTTGCCGCCCGCGGATACAGCTGTCGGCGCGCTGGCGGTGGCCGTG
This genomic window from Shimia isoporae contains:
- a CDS encoding M20/M25/M40 family metallo-hydrolase, whose protein sequence is MILRVLKYIGLALLVLVVILAVKTALYKAPDYAPADAAALPDVTVDVERIVANMAEAVTYETVAQHLVDPLVKGQFTGFLEWIEQTYPGVHASMDREMANLTPIYKWTGKNPEAQPVLMTGHYDVVPAPDAERDRWQHPPFAGIADADFVWGRGTIDDKIGVIGLLEAAETLISKGFQPERTIYFIFGHDEEIGGQNGAGAAVELLRARGVQMEWSLDEGSMVLDDVLPGLPAPVASINVAEKGYVTLNITAKSTGGHSSLPPADTAVGALAVAVERLMANPVPGGLTDATADFFDSVAPEFGLVERVLFANQWLFRPVLEGILSGSGPTNAMLRTTTAPTMLQASLTENVLPTEAVAVVNFRIHPRDTVESVVAHVEAVINNPEVEVTVRGEPTLPSPVSSSESEGFQLLAQATLGAFGDVILVPGLTVAGTDTKHFSKISDDSYRFNPMTFGPDDLSRIHGINERVSIADLERAVQFYAQIMMGLDG